One Triticum dicoccoides isolate Atlit2015 ecotype Zavitan chromosome 3B, WEW_v2.0, whole genome shotgun sequence genomic window, CACGTTTCACAAGATCAACATGTTCATTATTATTCAGGGGTGCGATGCGTCCGTCCTCCTCAACACGACCAACTCCAAGAACAGTGACACGGAGAGGGAAGGCCCTCCCAACAAAAACAGCCTGCGAGGGTTCGAGGTGATCTACGAGGCCAAGACAGCGATCGAGGCCGCCTGCAAGAATACAGTCTCATGCGCGGACATCGTCGCCTTCGCCGCCCGCGACGCGTCCTACTTCCTCAGCGACGGCAGCATCAATATCCCGATGCCAGGCGGCCGCTACGACGGACGCGAGTCCTTCGCCAGCGAGACCGACCAGCTGCCCGGGCCCTTCTCCAACGTCCCGCAGCTCCAGGCGAGCTTCGCGGCCAAGGGGCTCAACCCCGTCGAGATGGTCACGCTCTCCGGCGCGCACACCATCGGCCGCGCCCGTTGCATGTTCTTCTCCAGCCGCTTCTCTGAGATGAACCAGACATATGCCGCCAGCCTCATGGCCGAGTGCGGCGACAACGGCAACACCAACGTGAACCAAGACTATGTGACCTCCAACGTCCTGGACAAGCAGTACTACCAGAACGTGATCGACAACAAAGTGTTGTTCACCttggacgccgtgctcaactcgacGGAAGAAACGAGAACGGAGGTGATGCAAAACGCTAACACGGCCGGGGCGTGGGAGAGGAAGTTCGAGAAAGCCATGGAGAAAATGGGAAAAATCAAAAGCGACCAGCAAAGCGTGGAGATCAGGAAGGTATGTTGGAAAGTCAACAACAACTACAAATAAGGTTGGCCAGTTGTAATGCGTGGTGGCTGGCTGGCTCCATGGCGGGATCGCCTGATGCACGAGATGTAACTTCGTCTAGCTACTGTCATTGTTGGTTTTTTTGTACTAAAACTCTCTccctgtgtgtgtgtgagagagagagagagtgagtgagagtgtgtgtgtgtgtgtgtgtgtgtgtgtgtgtgtgaataaaGATATAAGTATCAAGTAAATGTGTATGTTTAGTACTTCAGTTCACCTAGGACTAATTTTCTCGTTGTTTCTGGCGAGCAAAAACAGACACTGACAGGAGATCAGAAAAATGCATTCATTTTCTCATTTGGTCTTAAGAAATGATTGAACCACTAGTTGCAGTCATTTTTCGCCAAAAAAAAGCCACAAAAATTGACTTATTATTCGTCAAAGGAAAAATCCTCTCCAAATATATCCCTCTTTTTCTAGAATGCTCTCCAAATATATATACCTTTTTTAGGGGCAaactgttgagtaaataggcaatttctcgattaaattaatccacgagtaaatcactagcatggcattgactaagttgatgacgtactgactttgatctaaacatgcacgtactaagcaagcagtagacaaatctacacatactgctagtactgctaatatgaaaataatcaggaacGGGATAaatgagttataccctccagtaggccatgcagaggccgcggctttggtggcagcagcggcatcctcggcggccttcttgtcggcttcagctttctcggcggcggcacggtcggggtcggtggacatggtgatgatgaaggcgacgcggacgtagaggaagtagacgatcggaagcgagcagtcgcgtaatcgctgcccaaaaacctattcgcccctcaccccgtacaggaaccagaagggcgtggtttcggagacctgctctcccgtcgaccatgtacgcggcggacgggatggagtcaccggcggctagggttaggggacaccgcacacttatatagacgcagccgcgtggagagacgtgggcttgacCCACGTCCAGTCCGtgtcagcccacgatccgacgtctcggatcgtggccctgctgtcagaacctctccgttagtgactggcaaaaataagcgcataggtgtgagctcggctcggctcattcccgcaacccgcgtcgcgtcgcgtcgcgtcgcgtcgcgtcgggacgaggcgaggcgtggcgaggcgggcggcggaggaggagcgcgcgagggcctcttctcttctcaacctccaatagcatgtagaagagccacccttataaaccactccaactttccttccactagcatggtgggactaaacttcccaccaccttgtcatgccacctacatgggcccttagagatcaaaactgaaattgtcatatgggctctaggcccatctcacatttcaacaatcccccatcagatctcaggggcccactttgtcctttgttccaaacgttGTTTTGATATAttagtgtttcagtgaagacctgttaaggttgagcttcacctagagcaagtagctacactccttcacaactgaacaatggactatgccttgaattgtcagtttggcgtaaagaaatttcaccacatgtcttactagtactgggctgccgaaggctgccccctcgggtggagcatataagtcacactcctggcctattcatgagcttactagagatcaccccaatctcatagactgtgactagcagtcgggctcacataggtgtgttcctccaaagatcgctctgtaggatagcatcttgcttatacatataagccttggaacacattaagacagtagtcatccttccatacagtttccgagagtattgcatctccaacggagtgggttagtaaagttactctcctcagttcaccactggc contains:
- the LOC119277127 gene encoding peroxidase 2-like, with amino-acid sequence MATKLAALVVLVAFLAGPAACEGAFICFNGWLRLPIICPRGSGTPREPVPSTSGSGLSYGYYTTSCPSAETIVTETVRKAVVVDKNPGIGAGLIRLFFHDCFVRGCDASVLLNTTNSKNSDTEREGPPNKNSLRGFEVIYEAKTAIEAACKNTVSCADIVAFAARDASYFLSDGSINIPMPGGRYDGRESFASETDQLPGPFSNVPQLQASFAAKGLNPVEMVTLSGAHTIGRARCMFFSSRFSEMNQTYAASLMAECGDNGNTNVNQDYVTSNVLDKQYYQNVIDNKVLFTLDAVLNSTEETRTEVMQNANTAGAWERKFEKAMEKMGKIKSDQQSVEIRKVCWKVNNNYK